The proteins below come from a single Azospirillaceae bacterium genomic window:
- a CDS encoding MFS transporter — MPRSRPPIPAFAAASAGTYFADQAILAALPLAAAQAGAGPGLTGALVAVQAAAWLLVSLPAGALADRASRRTLMWGGAVLTLLGAALGAILLSTGRALPHPAAPDPLALGGAAFLASSGVVLMALSMSALLPTVIPPPALPRANARIELARATAMLAAPAIAGALVEAGRADAAFLAAAAGGLAAMAAVAFVPMDPAAERSPPDTPDRRPSLVRAVRAGAVFVAANPVLRGIALCAIFWNMAFFALTALFVPYATGRLGLDARDIGVIWSVYGAGSLAGALLAPVIVARVPVGAVLLFGPGVSLLAVLLLVAAPSGTAFVPVAAGFALFGFGPMLWLIVQTSLRQTITPPALMGRVGATVQFAIYGVRPLGALAAGALAASVGVETAIGLPVALFAGSLAAIAISGLGRMRGMPATADA, encoded by the coding sequence ATGCCTCGATCCCGCCCCCCCATTCCCGCCTTTGCCGCCGCGTCGGCCGGCACCTATTTTGCCGATCAGGCCATCCTGGCCGCCCTGCCATTGGCCGCAGCCCAGGCCGGTGCCGGACCGGGTCTGACCGGTGCCCTGGTGGCGGTCCAGGCGGCGGCTTGGCTCCTGGTGTCCCTGCCGGCGGGCGCCCTTGCCGACCGGGCGTCGCGGCGAACGCTGATGTGGGGCGGCGCCGTGTTGACCCTGCTGGGCGCGGCCCTCGGCGCCATCCTGTTATCAACCGGCCGGGCCCTCCCCCATCCTGCGGCCCCCGATCCCTTGGCCCTGGGCGGTGCCGCCTTCCTGGCTTCGTCGGGTGTCGTCCTGATGGCGCTTTCGATGTCGGCCCTGCTGCCGACCGTCATTCCCCCGCCAGCCCTGCCCCGGGCCAATGCCCGCATCGAATTGGCACGGGCAACGGCCATGTTGGCCGCGCCGGCCATTGCAGGAGCGCTGGTGGAAGCGGGACGCGCCGATGCCGCCTTCCTTGCCGCCGCCGCGGGTGGGTTGGCCGCCATGGCCGCCGTCGCCTTCGTGCCGATGGATCCGGCCGCCGAAAGGTCTCCCCCCGACACGCCGGACCGGCGTCCGTCCCTCGTCCGGGCGGTACGGGCAGGGGCGGTGTTCGTCGCGGCCAACCCCGTCCTGCGCGGGATCGCGCTGTGCGCAATCTTCTGGAACATGGCCTTCTTCGCCCTGACCGCCCTGTTCGTCCCTTATGCGACGGGCAGGCTGGGCCTCGACGCCCGCGATATTGGGGTCATATGGTCCGTCTACGGTGCAGGGTCGTTGGCGGGGGCACTGCTGGCACCGGTCATTGTCGCGCGGGTTCCGGTCGGCGCCGTGCTGCTGTTCGGACCAGGGGTGTCCCTGCTGGCAGTCCTGCTTCTGGTCGCCGCACCGTCCGGGACCGCCTTCGTGCCCGTGGCAGCCGGTTTCGCCCTGTTCGGGTTCGGACCGATGCTCTGGCTGATCGTGCAAACCAGTCTGCGTCAGACGATCACCCCACCCGCCCTCATGGGCCGGGTGGGCGCGACCGTGCAATTCGCCATCTACGGGGTGCGGCCGCTCGGTGCGTTGGCTGCCGGCGCGCTCGCGGCCTCCGTCGGTGTGGAAACGGCGATAGGGTTGCCGGTGGCCCTGTTCGCGGGATCACTGGCGGCGATTGCGATCTCGGGCCTGGGGCGCATGCGCGGGATGCCGGCCACCGCGGATGCCTGA
- the gcvA gene encoding transcriptional regulator GcvA, whose protein sequence is MSPAPPAPSAPPPLPPLAAVRVFEAAARLGSFTRAAGELGMTQAAVSYQIKILEERVGGPLFRRLPRQVVLTELGQRLAPAVTDALDTLRTAFAGARSDAGTILTISTTHAFASNWLAPRLGRFQLAHPGLALRLAASSTLVDFGREEVDVGIRAGHGDWPGLEAHRMFPVECTPLCSPDLLKRLGGLSKPTDLLNAPLLTPSDPWWRLWFKHAGVDTTELEAMPGLRIGNQQIEGMAALAGQGVAILSPALWSEELAHGRLVQPFDIVAGEGRSYWLVYPRAYRNTPKIRVFREWLLTEVSASSALVIRGRH, encoded by the coding sequence ATGAGCCCCGCACCTCCCGCACCCTCCGCCCCGCCTCCCCTGCCTCCGCTCGCCGCCGTCCGCGTGTTCGAGGCTGCGGCACGACTGGGCAGCTTCACCAGGGCCGCCGGGGAATTGGGAATGACCCAGGCGGCGGTCAGCTACCAGATCAAGATCCTGGAGGAACGGGTGGGCGGCCCTCTGTTCCGGCGCCTGCCGCGCCAGGTCGTTCTAACCGAGCTGGGGCAGAGGCTCGCCCCGGCCGTGACGGACGCGCTGGACACGCTCCGAACGGCGTTCGCCGGGGCCCGGTCGGACGCGGGGACCATCCTGACCATCAGTACCACGCATGCCTTCGCGTCGAACTGGCTGGCCCCACGGCTGGGGCGGTTCCAACTGGCGCATCCCGGGCTCGCACTCCGGTTGGCCGCCAGCAGCACGCTGGTGGATTTCGGACGTGAGGAGGTCGACGTCGGAATTCGCGCCGGCCATGGCGATTGGCCGGGGCTGGAAGCGCACCGGATGTTCCCGGTGGAATGCACCCCCTTGTGCAGCCCCGATCTTCTGAAACGGCTGGGCGGGCTTTCAAAGCCGACGGACTTGTTGAACGCACCGTTGCTGACGCCGTCGGACCCCTGGTGGCGCCTTTGGTTCAAACACGCAGGCGTGGACACCACGGAACTCGAGGCCATGCCCGGTCTTCGGATCGGCAATCAGCAGATCGAGGGGATGGCAGCCCTCGCGGGCCAGGGTGTCGCCATCCTGTCGCCGGCCCTGTGGTCGGAGGAGCTGGCGCACGGGCGTCTGGTCCAGCCCTTCGACATTGTGGCCGGCGAGGGGCGCAGCTATTGGCTGGTTTACCCGCGGGCGTACCGCAACACCCCCAAGATCAGGGTGTTTCGCGAATGGCTCCTCACCGAGGTCTCCGCATCTTCCGCCCTTGTCATACGCGGCAGGCATTGA
- a CDS encoding DHCW motif cupin fold protein: MRIVGIPFGTTDWDTVERTEHPGETGAAFWRTRMFGDVRVRMVEYTPGYLADHWCTKGHILLVLDGELETELADGRRFVLKPGSSYQVADGAEPHRSRTAVGAKLFVVD; encoded by the coding sequence ATGCGGATCGTCGGTATCCCGTTCGGCACCACCGACTGGGACACGGTGGAGCGGACCGAGCACCCGGGCGAAACGGGCGCCGCGTTCTGGCGCACGCGCATGTTTGGCGACGTGCGTGTGCGGATGGTCGAATACACACCGGGTTATTTGGCCGACCATTGGTGCACCAAGGGTCACATCCTGCTCGTCCTGGACGGCGAGTTGGAAACCGAGCTGGCGGACGGCCGGCGCTTCGTGCTGAAGCCCGGCTCGTCCTATCAGGTGGCGGACGGGGCCGAACCCCACCGGTCGCGCACGGCCGTGGGTGCGAAGCTGTTCGTCGTGGATTGA
- the alaS gene encoding alanine--tRNA ligase: MTTSAEIRRTFLDFFRRNGHEVVESSPLVPRNDPTLMFTNSGMVQFKNVFTGAEQRPYTRATSAQKCLRAGGKHNDLENVGYTARHHTFFEMLGNFSFGDYFKEQAIEHAWNLVTKDFGLSKDRLLVTVYVDDDQAFGIWKKVAGLSDSRIIRIPTSDNFWRMGDTGPCGPCSEIFYDHGDHIPGGPPGSPDEDGDRFIEIWNLVFMQYEQRGPDDMVPLPKPSIDTGMGLERLAAILQGKHDNYDTDVLRGLVLAAAEASGTEPDGPHAVSHRVIADHIRSTSFLIADGVLPSNEGRGYVLRRIMRRAMRHAHILGAKDPLLHRLVPTLVHEMGAAYPELQRAQPLITETLKLEEGRFKQLLDRGLRLLDDEMGRLDEAQPLPGRVAFTLYDTYGFPLDLTQDVLRGRGRTVDTAGFDAAMDEQRRKARAAWAGSGEAATEQLWFELRDEVGATEFLGYTTEAAEGAVVALVKGGKRVEQVTAGEDVLVVVNQSPFYAESGGQVGDTGVMSTAGGTEIVVKDTQKKLGAVWVHEAAVARGTLKVGDAVEMRVDGRRRDHVRANHSATHLLHEALRRRLGTHVTQKGSLVAPDRLRFDISQPTPLTAEDVATVEAEVNARIRANTEVTTRLMTPQAAVEEGAMALFGEKYGDEVRVVSMGGREPGANKDFSVELCGGIHVRRTGDIGLFKVVAEGAVAAGVRRIEALTGEGALQYLEGQERLVQETAAALKAPPAELPARVAALVEERRRLERELADLRRQMALGGGGQDGATAARDVGGIKLISRVADLSPKDLKPLADELKKQVGSGVVVVVGTADGKASLVVGVTEDLTARISAVDLVRAGAEAMGGKGGGGRPDMAQAGGPDPSRADAAVSAIETALAAKAA, from the coding sequence ATGACGACGTCTGCCGAGATCCGCCGTACGTTCCTGGACTTCTTCCGCCGCAACGGTCACGAGGTCGTGGAGTCGAGCCCGCTCGTTCCGCGCAACGACCCGACGCTGATGTTCACGAACTCGGGCATGGTCCAGTTCAAGAACGTGTTCACCGGCGCCGAGCAACGGCCCTACACGCGCGCCACGTCCGCCCAGAAATGCCTGCGCGCCGGCGGCAAGCACAACGACCTCGAGAATGTCGGGTACACGGCCCGGCACCACACCTTCTTCGAGATGCTGGGCAACTTCTCCTTTGGCGACTACTTCAAGGAACAGGCGATCGAGCACGCCTGGAACCTGGTCACCAAGGATTTCGGCCTGTCCAAGGACCGGCTGCTGGTCACCGTCTATGTCGACGACGACCAGGCCTTCGGCATTTGGAAGAAGGTTGCCGGCCTGTCCGACAGCCGGATCATCCGCATCCCCACGTCCGACAATTTCTGGCGGATGGGCGACACCGGCCCGTGCGGCCCGTGCTCGGAAATCTTCTACGACCATGGTGACCACATCCCCGGCGGCCCGCCCGGTAGCCCGGACGAGGATGGCGACCGGTTCATCGAGATCTGGAACCTGGTCTTCATGCAGTACGAGCAGCGCGGACCCGATGACATGGTCCCGCTGCCCAAGCCGTCCATCGACACCGGAATGGGCCTGGAGCGTCTGGCGGCGATCCTGCAGGGCAAGCACGACAACTATGACACCGATGTGCTGCGCGGCCTGGTGCTGGCCGCGGCGGAAGCCAGTGGCACCGAGCCCGACGGCCCCCACGCCGTGTCCCACCGGGTCATCGCCGACCATATCCGGTCCACCAGCTTCCTGATCGCCGACGGCGTGCTTCCGTCGAACGAGGGGCGCGGCTATGTGCTGCGCCGGATCATGCGCCGCGCGATGCGGCATGCCCACATCCTGGGGGCGAAGGATCCCCTGTTGCACCGGCTGGTGCCGACGCTCGTGCACGAGATGGGGGCCGCCTATCCCGAATTGCAGCGCGCGCAACCCCTCATCACCGAGACGCTGAAGCTGGAGGAGGGGCGGTTCAAGCAATTGCTCGACCGCGGCCTGCGCCTGCTGGACGACGAGATGGGCCGGTTGGACGAAGCGCAGCCGCTGCCCGGCCGCGTCGCCTTCACCCTGTATGACACCTACGGCTTCCCCCTGGACCTCACCCAGGACGTCCTGCGCGGCCGCGGCCGGACGGTGGATACGGCCGGTTTCGACGCCGCCATGGACGAGCAGCGCCGGAAGGCCCGCGCCGCGTGGGCGGGTTCGGGCGAGGCCGCGACCGAGCAGCTCTGGTTCGAGCTGCGGGACGAGGTCGGCGCGACCGAATTCCTGGGCTACACGACCGAGGCCGCGGAGGGCGCCGTGGTCGCGCTGGTCAAGGGCGGCAAGCGTGTCGAGCAGGTCACGGCCGGCGAGGATGTCCTGGTTGTCGTGAACCAGTCGCCGTTCTACGCGGAAAGCGGCGGACAGGTCGGCGATACCGGCGTGATGTCCACAGCCGGTGGCACCGAGATTGTGGTGAAGGACACCCAAAAGAAGCTGGGTGCCGTGTGGGTCCATGAGGCGGCGGTGGCCCGTGGCACCCTCAAGGTCGGCGATGCGGTCGAAATGCGGGTGGACGGGCGTCGCCGGGACCACGTCCGCGCCAACCACTCCGCCACCCACCTGCTGCACGAGGCCCTGCGGCGCCGGTTGGGCACCCATGTGACCCAAAAGGGCTCGCTGGTTGCGCCGGACCGTCTGCGCTTCGACATCAGCCAGCCGACCCCCCTGACCGCCGAGGACGTGGCCACCGTGGAGGCCGAGGTGAATGCGCGCATCCGCGCCAACACCGAGGTGACCACCCGCCTGATGACGCCCCAGGCGGCGGTCGAGGAAGGGGCCATGGCCCTGTTCGGCGAGAAATACGGCGACGAGGTTCGGGTGGTCTCCATGGGCGGCCGCGAACCGGGCGCCAACAAGGACTTCTCGGTCGAACTGTGCGGCGGGATCCATGTCCGGCGGACCGGCGACATTGGCCTGTTCAAGGTTGTTGCCGAGGGGGCCGTGGCCGCCGGCGTTCGCCGCATCGAAGCGCTGACCGGGGAGGGGGCGCTCCAGTATCTGGAGGGCCAGGAACGACTGGTGCAGGAGACGGCGGCCGCGTTGAAGGCCCCGCCCGCCGAGCTGCCGGCCCGGGTTGCCGCCCTGGTCGAGGAGCGCCGCCGGTTGGAGCGCGAATTGGCGGACCTGCGCCGCCAGATGGCTCTGGGCGGTGGCGGGCAGGACGGTGCAACGGCTGCCAGGGATGTGGGTGGCATCAAGCTGATCAGCCGCGTTGCCGACCTGTCGCCGAAGGATCTGAAGCCGCTGGCCGACGAACTGAAGAAGCAGGTCGGCTCCGGCGTGGTGGTGGTGGTCGGCACCGCGGACGGCAAGGCGTCCCTGGTCGTCGGCGTCACCGAGGATCTGACCGCCCGCATTTCGGCCGTGGACCTCGTGCGTGCCGGGGCGGAGGCGATGGGCGGCAAGGGCGGTGGCGGGCGTCCCGACATGGCGCAGGCCGGCGGGCCCGACCCGTCGCGGGCCGATGCGGCGGTGTCGGCCATCGAGACCGCGCTCGCGGCCAAGGCGGCCTGA
- a CDS encoding DinB family protein, producing MEGASGLVGHFRAMARNNAWSNRRLYDACLRLSPEAFTATRTSFFPSISLTLNHILEVDLYYLDGLEDGGRGASIFETYVPDHDARSLWAAQAAADRRLIAFCDGVTDEGLARTVHLDRGRRGKMPDPAGGILAHLFVHQIHHRGQVHAMLSGTDVKPPQLDEYFLAEDHRQAGCELADIGLAR from the coding sequence ATGGAAGGGGCATCCGGTCTGGTGGGTCATTTCCGGGCCATGGCCCGGAACAACGCCTGGTCGAACCGCCGCCTGTACGATGCCTGCCTCCGGCTTTCGCCCGAGGCGTTCACGGCGACCCGGACCAGCTTCTTCCCCTCCATCAGTCTGACCCTCAACCACATCCTGGAAGTCGACCTGTACTACCTGGACGGTCTCGAAGACGGCGGCCGGGGCGCGTCGATTTTCGAGACATACGTTCCCGACCACGATGCACGGTCGCTTTGGGCGGCGCAGGCCGCCGCCGACCGCCGGCTGATCGCCTTTTGCGACGGGGTGACCGACGAGGGCCTCGCACGGACCGTCCATTTGGACCGTGGCCGGCGCGGAAAGATGCCCGATCCCGCCGGCGGAATTCTGGCCCATCTGTTCGTGCATCAGATCCACCACCGTGGCCAGGTCCACGCCATGCTGTCGGGCACGGACGTGAAGCCGCCGCAATTGGACGAATATTTCCTGGCCGAGGACCACCGCCAAGCCGGGTGTGAACTCGCGGATATCGGTCTCGCCCGCTGA
- the recA gene encoding recombinase RecA: MSTAPLRLVEKDSMDKQKALDAALTQIERAFGKGSIMKLGAREGVAETEVISTGSLGLDIALGIGGLPRGRIIEIYGPESSGKTTLALHVIAEAQKAGGTCAFVDAEHALDPGYARKLGVNIDELLISQPDAGEQALEIADTLVRSGAIDVLVIDSVAALVPRAELEGEMGDNQPGLQARLMSQALRKLTGSISKSRCMVIFINQIRLKIGVMFGSPETTTGGNALKFYASIRMDIRRIGSIKDRETVVGNQTRVKVVKNKMAPPFRVVEFDIMYGEGISKTGEILDLGISAGVVDKSGAWFSYEGQRIGQGRENAKTFLRDHPEMARAIEHKVRENAGLVANAMMGTPEADGGDE, translated from the coding sequence ATGTCCACCGCACCACTGCGTTTGGTCGAAAAGGATTCCATGGACAAGCAGAAGGCCCTCGATGCCGCCCTGACCCAGATCGAACGCGCGTTCGGCAAAGGGTCGATCATGAAGCTCGGCGCCCGCGAGGGTGTGGCCGAGACCGAAGTCATCTCCACGGGCTCGCTGGGCCTGGACATTGCGCTCGGGATCGGCGGCCTGCCGCGCGGCCGCATCATCGAAATCTACGGCCCGGAAAGCTCCGGCAAGACCACGCTGGCGCTGCATGTCATCGCGGAGGCGCAGAAGGCCGGTGGCACCTGTGCGTTCGTGGATGCCGAACACGCCCTGGATCCGGGCTATGCCCGCAAGCTGGGCGTCAACATCGACGAGCTGCTGATCTCGCAGCCGGATGCGGGCGAGCAGGCGCTTGAAATCGCCGACACGCTGGTGCGGTCGGGTGCGATCGACGTGCTGGTGATCGACTCGGTGGCGGCGCTGGTGCCGCGGGCCGAGCTCGAGGGTGAGATGGGTGACAACCAACCGGGCCTGCAGGCCCGGTTGATGAGCCAGGCCCTGCGCAAGCTGACCGGCTCGATCTCCAAGTCCCGCTGCATGGTCATCTTCATCAACCAGATCCGGTTGAAGATCGGTGTCATGTTCGGCAGCCCGGAGACCACGACCGGCGGCAACGCGCTGAAGTTCTATGCGTCGATCCGCATGGACATCCGCCGCATCGGGTCGATCAAGGACCGCGAGACGGTGGTCGGGAACCAGACCCGCGTGAAGGTGGTGAAGAACAAAATGGCCCCGCCGTTCCGGGTCGTGGAGTTCGACATCATGTACGGCGAGGGTATTTCCAAGACCGGCGAGATCCTGGACCTCGGCATTTCGGCCGGCGTGGTCGACAAGTCGGGCGCCTGGTTCTCCTACGAAGGCCAACGCATCGGCCAGGGCCGCGAGAACGCAAAGACTTTTCTTCGTGACCACCCCGAGATGGCACGTGCCATCGAGCACAAGGTCCGTGAGAATGCCGGGCTGGTGGCGAACGCCATGATGGGCACGCCCGAAGCCGACGGCGGTGACGAGTAG
- a CDS encoding ATP-binding protein produces the protein MPDTAQSASLDLLPSASGAAGDGRSLAILGGGLSAIAALAAAILGFVGWATAAGVAGLAAVAAVGVATVAIRRVILSDAQARNGLELMVRAFEDGPPRALTDRTGRIVRMNAAARRLIPPGAASPIPRLIATGTEDASRLEALMASAVAGRSATVLVAGAQAGTIRVSAEPSGDGLVLWRMEPTAGGAPELDPGVEQVLDGFPFGILLADPGGRVTFANLPLARALGLDRRTLPRSAVRLDALVVPPPGWDGRSDAGPARSELVLSGADGFKVYADVVIGARRHGGTCLVAVDLAVDQDRQGALRRSEHRFQRLFDDSPTGIALVDATDRLLECNPAFQQMTGGDARLGRPVAELLLPDDMQEAGARLAQARDGTDPNAPFEVRLAGPGERVLRLYAGRLGGAAGDGTLVLHAIDLTEQKRLETQFVQGQKMQAVGQLAGGVAHDFNNLLTAMIGFCDLLLLRHKPGDQSFSDIMQIKQNANRAANLVRQLLAFSRQQTLQPKVLSITDVLAELSNLLHRLIGENIELRMVHGRDTGLVKVDQGQLEQVIINLAVNARDAMPNGGQLTIGTRNMTLDMPLRRNSEEVPAGEYVAIEVVDTGIGIPPENLARIFEPFFSTKEVGSGTGLGLSTVYGIVRQTGGIVLVDSAPGAGATFTILLPRWKGEEQKLPAVVEQMPGDLTGAGTILLVEDEDAVRVFSARALRNKGYNVMEARSGEAALELLKANAGRIDLLISDVVMPQMDGPTLVRRVRETLPNLKVIFISGYAEDRFRRNLDPGTVVQFLPKPYSLKQLAAKVKDVMAGGG, from the coding sequence ATGCCCGATACCGCTCAGTCCGCGTCCCTCGACCTGCTGCCCTCCGCCTCTGGCGCCGCCGGGGATGGACGGTCCCTGGCGATCCTCGGAGGGGGACTATCCGCCATCGCGGCGCTGGCCGCCGCCATTCTGGGCTTCGTCGGATGGGCGACGGCAGCCGGTGTGGCCGGATTGGCGGCGGTGGCCGCCGTCGGTGTCGCCACCGTCGCCATCCGCCGTGTGATTTTGTCCGATGCGCAGGCCCGCAATGGGCTCGAGCTGATGGTGCGCGCCTTCGAGGACGGCCCCCCCCGTGCCTTGACGGACCGGACGGGGCGCATTGTCCGGATGAATGCCGCAGCCCGCAGGCTTATTCCCCCCGGTGCCGCATCTCCCATTCCGCGTCTGATCGCCACCGGCACGGAGGATGCGTCCCGCCTGGAGGCATTGATGGCCTCGGCGGTCGCCGGCCGGTCGGCCACGGTCCTGGTTGCCGGGGCGCAGGCGGGCACCATCCGTGTCAGCGCGGAACCCTCGGGCGACGGCCTGGTCCTGTGGCGGATGGAACCGACGGCGGGCGGTGCGCCAGAGCTCGACCCCGGCGTTGAGCAGGTTCTTGACGGGTTTCCGTTCGGGATCCTGTTGGCCGATCCGGGTGGGCGGGTGACCTTCGCCAATCTGCCCTTGGCACGGGCACTGGGTCTCGACCGGCGCACCCTTCCGCGGAGCGCGGTGCGACTGGATGCGCTGGTGGTTCCCCCTCCCGGTTGGGACGGTCGGAGCGATGCCGGGCCGGCCCGCAGCGAACTGGTTCTGAGCGGTGCGGACGGGTTCAAGGTCTATGCCGACGTGGTGATCGGCGCCCGTCGCCACGGTGGAACCTGCCTCGTTGCCGTGGATTTGGCGGTGGATCAGGACCGGCAGGGCGCACTGCGCCGCTCCGAGCACCGGTTCCAGCGCTTGTTCGACGACTCACCCACCGGCATTGCCCTGGTGGATGCCACCGACAGGCTGCTGGAGTGCAATCCCGCATTCCAGCAGATGACGGGCGGTGACGCGAGATTGGGACGACCCGTTGCGGAGCTGCTGCTCCCCGACGACATGCAGGAGGCCGGGGCACGCTTGGCCCAGGCCCGTGATGGCACCGACCCGAACGCCCCGTTCGAAGTGCGCCTGGCCGGGCCGGGCGAGCGGGTCCTGCGCTTGTATGCCGGCCGGCTGGGTGGGGCGGCCGGGGATGGGACCCTGGTGCTGCACGCGATCGACCTGACCGAGCAGAAGCGCCTGGAGACCCAGTTCGTGCAGGGCCAGAAGATGCAGGCCGTCGGTCAGTTGGCCGGCGGCGTCGCGCACGATTTCAACAATCTGCTGACCGCGATGATCGGCTTCTGCGACCTGTTGCTGCTGCGGCACAAGCCGGGCGACCAGTCGTTCAGCGACATCATGCAGATCAAGCAGAACGCGAACCGGGCCGCCAATCTGGTGCGTCAGCTCCTTGCCTTCTCCCGCCAGCAGACGTTGCAGCCCAAGGTGCTGAGCATCACCGATGTGCTGGCCGAACTGTCGAACCTGCTGCACCGGCTCATCGGCGAGAACATTGAGCTGCGCATGGTCCATGGCCGGGATACGGGTCTGGTGAAGGTGGACCAGGGGCAACTGGAGCAGGTGATCATCAATCTGGCGGTGAATGCCCGCGATGCGATGCCGAATGGCGGTCAGTTGACCATCGGCACCCGCAACATGACCCTGGACATGCCGTTGCGCCGGAACAGCGAGGAGGTGCCGGCCGGGGAGTATGTCGCCATCGAGGTGGTGGACACCGGCATCGGCATTCCGCCCGAGAACCTGGCCCGCATCTTCGAGCCGTTCTTCTCCACCAAGGAGGTCGGCTCGGGCACCGGTCTCGGCCTGTCCACCGTCTACGGGATCGTCCGCCAGACCGGCGGCATCGTGCTGGTGGACTCCGCACCCGGCGCGGGCGCCACCTTCACGATCCTGCTGCCCCGTTGGAAGGGCGAGGAACAGAAACTTCCGGCCGTGGTCGAGCAGATGCCGGGCGACCTGACCGGAGCGGGCACCATCCTTCTGGTGGAGGACGAGGACGCCGTCCGGGTGTTCAGCGCGCGGGCTCTCCGCAACAAGGGCTACAATGTCATGGAGGCGCGCAGCGGCGAGGCTGCGCTGGAACTCCTGAAGGCGAACGCCGGGCGCATCGACCTGCTGATCTCCGACGTGGTCATGCCGCAGATGGACGGGCCGACCCTGGTTCGCCGCGTGCGCGAAACCTTGCCCAACCTCAAGGTGATCTTCATTTCCGGCTATGCGGAGGACCGGTTCCGCCGGAACCTGGATCCGGGAACGGTCGTCCAGTTCCTACCCAAGCCCTACAGCCTCAAGCAGCTCGCGGCGAAGGTGAAGGACGTGATGGCCGGGGGGGGCTGA
- the flhB gene encoding flagellar biosynthesis protein FlhB — translation MAEEQDDASKTEDPTGKRLGDARGKGHVPVSAEVKHWFMLLGTAFVLATMSEGMADKFVRAVKPFFEFAHQIPVDRGGISSTLTQVAADTALMLALPLLVLAIAGVAASYLQNGWMWTTAPLAWSLSKLNPINGWKRIFSVSGLIEFLKSLVKVSILGGLLTAILWPRLRKPDAFTDMPVEALLWEVLDITLGILYAVIGTQTVIAAADYFYQKWKYMKEMRMTKQEVKDEWKQAEGSPEVKSKLKSIRMERARRRMMAAVPTADVVITNPTHYAVALKYDPAAMAAPKLVAKGTDLVAKRIRELAAENDVPIVENPPVARALYATVELEQEIPPEQYRAVAEIISFVFKLKRKTVNTGR, via the coding sequence GTGGCCGAAGAACAGGACGACGCCTCCAAAACCGAAGACCCCACCGGTAAACGGCTGGGCGATGCCCGCGGCAAAGGGCACGTTCCGGTCAGTGCCGAAGTCAAGCACTGGTTCATGCTGCTCGGCACCGCCTTCGTGCTGGCGACCATGTCGGAGGGAATGGCCGACAAGTTCGTTCGGGCGGTCAAACCCTTCTTCGAGTTCGCGCACCAGATTCCCGTGGACCGGGGCGGGATTTCATCCACCCTGACCCAGGTGGCGGCGGACACCGCCCTGATGCTGGCGCTGCCGCTTCTGGTTCTGGCCATCGCCGGAGTCGCCGCCAGCTATCTCCAGAACGGTTGGATGTGGACCACCGCCCCCCTGGCCTGGAGCCTGAGCAAGCTCAACCCGATAAATGGCTGGAAGCGGATCTTCTCGGTTTCAGGGTTGATCGAATTCCTCAAGTCACTCGTCAAGGTCTCCATCCTCGGAGGCCTCCTCACGGCGATCCTGTGGCCCCGCCTGCGCAAGCCGGACGCCTTCACCGACATGCCGGTGGAGGCGCTGCTGTGGGAGGTTCTCGATATCACCCTTGGCATCCTGTACGCCGTCATCGGCACCCAGACCGTCATCGCCGCCGCGGACTACTTCTACCAGAAGTGGAAGTACATGAAGGAAATGCGGATGACGAAGCAGGAGGTGAAGGACGAGTGGAAGCAGGCCGAAGGTTCGCCCGAGGTCAAGTCCAAGTTGAAGTCCATCCGCATGGAGCGGGCGCGCCGCCGTATGATGGCCGCTGTTCCGACGGCGGACGTCGTCATCACCAACCCCACGCACTACGCTGTCGCACTGAAATACGATCCGGCGGCGATGGCCGCCCCGAAACTGGTGGCGAAGGGGACCGATCTCGTGGCCAAGCGCATCCGCGAACTGGCCGCCGAAAACGACGTCCCCATCGTGGAGAACCCGCCGGTCGCGCGCGCACTCTATGCGACCGTGGAGCTTGAGCAGGAAATCCCGCCCGAGCAGTACAGGGCGGTGGCGGAAATCATCTCCTTTGTGTTTAAGCTGAAGCGCAAGACGGTTAACACCGGGCGGTGA